A genomic window from Cryptomeria japonica unplaced genomic scaffold, Sugi_1.0 HiC_scaffold_360, whole genome shotgun sequence includes:
- the LOC131032947 gene encoding F-box/FBD/LRR-repeat protein At1g13570-like gives MARKRSRLTLDDLPDCILPLILSKIPFKQAVHCSLVSKGWKFCWTFAKNLKFPEDFFSSSRSPTEIQNIIDLIFERHSGPLEVFELNNVRFCCSSDKISDWIHRAALKGVQEIKIVEKVSEIYEVPAAIFLCQNLRSLALKNFLLTNLPDGFGGLADLTTLDLCNVDLNDKIVELMLQLCPGLETLILSNCNGLERLKICSKSFIALSISSKIKAITASCPRLTSLTLLLDNTETKLDLPACLSLCTNAGLESFTALRTLRRITFLNGIFWRDVKILKEFPDLEHMCVHKGQCSDTDFFRLDDEAILPLENLKWVHLNITYFHHPVHLLSCLFGIAPALKTLLISRKKGFNGVRAQEFINLAWNLQRPSTETKVFLSRCTANEKICVDCDLVNFI, from the exons ATGGCTCGCAAAAGAAGTCGATTAACCTTAGACGACTTGCCAGATTGCATTCTGCCCCTCATTCTCAGTAAAATTCCTTTCAAACAAGCAGTTCATTGTTCACTTGTCTCAAAAGGATGGAAATTTTGCTGGACATttgcaaaaaatctaaaatttccaGAGGATTTCTTTTCTTCATCGCGTAGCCCTACTGAAATCCAAAATATAATAGATCTTATTTTTGAGCGTCATTCTGGTCCGCTTGAGGTTTTCGAGCTTAACAATGTTCGATTCTGCTGTTCAAGTGACAAGATTTCTGATTGGATTCATCGCGCTGCTCTTAAAGGCGTGCAAGAGATTAAGATTGTAGAGAAGGTTTCAGAAATTTATGAAGTTCCGGCAGCCATATTTTTATGTCAAAATCTCAGATCTTTGGCTTTAAAGAATTTTCTGCTGACAAATCTACCAGACGGTTTTGGTGGCTTGGCCGACCTGACAACATTGGATCTTTGTAATGTTGATCTGAATGACAAGATCGTTGAGCTCATGTTGCAATTATGTCCAGGTTTGGAAACCTTAATCCTTAGTAACTGCAATGGACTTGAAAGATTAAAGATATGTTCAAAGAGTTTCATTGCTCTGTCTATCTCCTCTAAAATCAAAGCAATAACAGCAAGTTGTCCGCGATTAACAAGCCTTACATTATTGCTTGATAACACCGAGACGAAATTGGATTTGCCAGCATGTTTAAGCCTGTGTACAAATGCAGGACTTGAATCATTTACAGCTCTAAGAACTCTTAGAAGAATTACCTTTTTGAACGGCATTTTTTGGCGCGATGTAAAGATTCTCAAAGAATTTCCAGACTTGGAACATATGTGTGTACACAAGGGTCAATGCTCGGAT ACAGACTTCTTTCGGCTTGATGATGAGGCAATTTTACCGCTGGAGAATCTAAAGTGGGTTCATTTGAACATAACCTACTTTCATCACCCTGTGCATCTACTTTCCTGTCTTTTTGGAATAGCTCCGGCTTTGAAAACATTATTAATTTCCCGAAAGAAAGGATTCAATGGCGTTCGTGCTCAGGAATTTATCAATCTGGCTTGGAATCTTCAGCGACCATCTACAGAAACCAAAGTTTTCTTATCACGGTGTACTGCAAACGAAAAGATATGCGTCGACTGCGATCTTGTGAATTTCATCTGA